The genomic stretch CGCGGAACACGGCGTTCTCGAGCTGGCGGACATTGCCCGGCCAGTCATAGCTGGCCAGCAGCGTCGTCGCCTCATGCGAGATGCCGCGCAGGCGCTTGTTCTCCTCCGCCGCGAAGCGGATGGCGAAGCGGCGCGCCAGATCGCCGATATCGTCGCGGCGCGCGCGCAGCGGCGGAATGGTGATGGGGAAGACGTTGAGGCGGTAGAACAGATCCTCGCGGAACTGGCCGCGCTTCACCTGCTCGATCAGATTTTGATTCGTCGCCGAGATGAGGCGAATATCGACGCGCACCGGACGCTTGGAGCCGACGGGATCGATCTCGCCCTCCTGCAGGGCGCGCAGCAGCTTCACCTGCGTCTCGAGCGGCAATTCGCCGATCTCGTCGAGGAAGAGCGTGCCGCCATTGGCCTCGAGGAATTTGCCCGCATGCTTCTCGGTCGCGCCGGTGAAGGCCCCCTTCTCATGGCCGAAGAGGATGGATTCGACGAGATTGGCCGGCAAAGCCCCGCAATTGACCGTGACGAAGGCCTTGCCGCGGCGATCCGAGCCGCCCTGAATGGCGCGCGCGACGATCTCCTTGCCGACGCCCGACTCGCCCTCGATGAGCACGGGAATATTGGAATGAGCGGCGCGCTCGCCGAGGCGAATGACGCGCGCCATCTCCTCGCTGCGCGACACGAGATCGCGGAAGGTCAGCGCGCCGTCCCGGCGGCGATTGACGCGACGCAGCTCCCCGGCGAGGGCGTCTGCGGACAGCGCATTTTTGATGGAGACCTGCAGGCGCTCGGCGCCGACCGGCTTCACGACGAAATCATGCGCGCCGGCGCGCATCGCCGAGATCACCGTCTCGATGGAGCCATTGGCGGTCTGCACGATGACGGGCACGTCGATCTTGAGGTCGCGCAGGCGCGTCAGCACGCCCATGCCGTCGAGATCGGGCATGACGAGATCGAGAATCAGCAGATCGACCGGCGTCGCGCCATTCTGCGTCAGCCGCGCCAGCGCCTGCTCGCCGCCCTCGACAGTCTCCACCTCATAGCCGAAGCGCCGCGCCGAAGCCTCGAGCAAGCGGCGCTGGACCGGATCGTCGTCGGCGATCAGAATCGTAGAAGTCATTGATCCTCTTGAAATCTCTTAGGCCTGCGCGGCGGGGGCTCGGACGGATCGCGACGATCCGCGGCGTGCAATAGAGGATGTGGACGACGCCACCTTCCGGCCATGCTCGGAGATCAGGGTAAAGGCGTCGTTAACGTGAGCCTCGCCGTCGGGAGGAATCCAAAGGCCGGGGACGGGAAAAGCTCCTGTGCGGCTCGCGACCAGGCGGCCTGCGACTTGCATTTTTTCCGTTCCGTGCCCGATATTCGGCGAAGCGCCCTTCATCCTCAACTCCCGGTTCGAACCATGCCGCATCTTCACGCCCGCGTCCAAGGCCCCCTTCGCGACTCCGTCTCCGAGGCTCAGGCCGGCGGCCCCGGCTCCGCGCTCCCCGAATGGAATCTCGCCGACCTCTACGCCGCGCCGGATTCGCCGGCGCTGGCCGCCGACATTGCGGCGGCGGAGAAGGAGGCCTCAGCCTTCGCAGCCGAGCTGCGCGGCCGCCTGAGCGAATTGGCGGGCGGCGCGGCGGCGAGCGAGACGCTCGGCGAGGCCGTGCGGCGCTATGAGGCGCTACAGGACCTGTTGGGCCGAATCATGTCCTATGCGGGACTGATCTACGCCGGCGACACCACCGATCCGGCCCGCGCCAAATTCTATGGCGACATTCAGGACAAGATCACTGAAATCTCCACGCAATTGCTGTTCTTCCAGCTCGAGCTGAACCGTATCGACGACGCAATTCTGGACGCCGCCGCGGCGACGGCGCCGCTCGCGCATTGGAAGCCCTGGCTCGAAGATATTCGGATGGAGAAGCCCTATGAGCTCTCCGACGAGCTGGAGCGGCTCTTCCACGAAAAATCCGCCACCGGCCGCGCGGCCTGGAACCGCCTCTTCGACGAGACCATCGCCTCGCTGCGCTTCTCGATCGGCGGCAAGGAGCTGACGATCGAGCCTGCGCTCAATCTAATGCAGGATTCGCGCGAGGAGGTGCGACGCGAAGCCGCGCTCGCCGTCGGCGCGACGCTGAAGGCCAATCTGCGCACCTTCGCGCTCGTCACCAACACGCTGGCCAAGGACAAGGAGATCGGCGATCGTTGGCGC from Methylosinus sp. C49 encodes the following:
- a CDS encoding sigma-54 dependent transcriptional regulator, encoding MTSTILIADDDPVQRRLLEASARRFGYEVETVEGGEQALARLTQNGATPVDLLILDLVMPDLDGMGVLTRLRDLKIDVPVIVQTANGSIETVISAMRAGAHDFVVKPVGAERLQVSIKNALSADALAGELRRVNRRRDGALTFRDLVSRSEEMARVIRLGERAAHSNIPVLIEGESGVGKEIVARAIQGGSDRRGKAFVTVNCGALPANLVESILFGHEKGAFTGATEKHAGKFLEANGGTLFLDEIGELPLETQVKLLRALQEGEIDPVGSKRPVRVDIRLISATNQNLIEQVKRGQFREDLFYRLNVFPITIPPLRARRDDIGDLARRFAIRFAAEENKRLRGISHEATTLLASYDWPGNVRQLENAVFRAVVLADGDELTVNEFPQIAAHVEGFSARVPPVPAPAAPGAAPEREIVRVEIRDPNVMALLGPHGDMRRLEELEAEVIKFALVHYRGQMSEIARRLGIGRSTLYRKMKEYGLGEEMDENVDAA